CGGCCGCCACGCTGCCGAAGTCCGGGAGGTTCTCCACGGCCTCTGCGATCTGGGCCTGTCCCTCGGGGCGGCCAGCGTACTCCGCCAGGGCGTCCAGTTGCAGCGGCAGGCCGACCTCCAGCGCCCGCTGCGCGGCTGGGGCGTCCAGCCCGGCCGACTGCCCGAGCCGGGCCGACGCCTCGGGGCTGAAGAAGGTCTGGATCGTGTCCATCACGTTCATGCGCAACCTCCTGTGTCTCGGTGGGCTCCGTGGGGGTGTGGCGACGAAAGCCCCTGCAGTTCAGATGAACAGCGCCCCGGACGGTCCACCGCCGCCGGCGCCGGTCACGCTCCGGGTCCCGCTGGAACGCGCGTCCAGCCTACCCCACGCTCTACCGTGCGGTTTTCTCCCCTTTCCATAGGGAGTCATCACAAACGGTCGCGTCGCGGTGCGGTCCGCCCGGCGGCGGCGCCTCCTGCACGATCTCCAGACGGTGGCCGAAGGGATCACTCAGGAATACGCGGGGCGCGCCGGTGTCGTGGTCGGCCTCGCAGGGCACGCCGCACGCCTCCAGGTGGGCGCGCACGGCCGCCAGATCGGCGCAGCGCAGGGCCGCGTGCCCCTTGACGCGGGGCCCGAAGTCCGGCGCGACGCTCACGTGCACCTGCCGTCCGTCCAGCAGCGCCAACCACACTCCGCCCCGGCCGCGCAGGGCGAGCGGCTTGGCGACTTCGGGCAGGCCCAGCAGGCCGCCGAACAACGCGCGAGCAGCGGCTTCACACCCGGCCGGCGCCTCGATCTGCACGTGGTCCAGTCCGGTGACGAGGGCCGGCGGGGTGAGCGGCATGCCCTGATGGTCCTCACGCCGGGCGCGGCACAGTCGTGGCAACGTTCCGGCGCGGCGACCGCGCTACGCGGCGTCCACGCGCGTGCGGTTGCGGCCCTCCTCCTTCGCGCGGTACAGGGCGGCGTCGGCCGCGCCGAGCAGCGCCGAGAGCTGGGCCGCCGTGACGTCCGCGGCGCAGTGCACCACACCGGCGCTGACCGTCACGGCGCGCGATTCCGGCCGGGCCGCGTATGCCGCGCGCAGCGCCTCGACCCGCCGCACCACGGCGTCCGTGTCCGGCTCGGCCATCACCCACACAAACTCCTCGCCGCCCATGCGCACGAGCAGGTCGCCGCCCTGCGCGTGGGTCTGGAGGGTCTGCGCGAAGCAGCGCAGCACCTCGTCGCCGGTCTGGTGGCCGTAGCGGTCGTTCACCTGCTTGAAGTGGTCGAGGTCGAGCATCACCAGCGCCACGCGCTGCCCGGGCAGCGTCGCCGCCACGACGCCGGCGAACTCGTCGAACAGCACGCGGCGGTTCGAGAGGCCCGTCAGGGGATCAGTGCGCCCCAGCCGCGCGAGTTCCTGCGCCTCCTGCACCGCCGCCGAGCGGAAGAACGCCACCGCCAGCCCGGTGAAGGCGACCGGAATGGCCGTGAGCAGCGCCTCCAGCGGCCACACTTCGCCACGCATGAGCACGCGGTCGTTGGTAAAGGCCAGCACGGCCACCGCCACGCTGCTGAATGCCACCTGCCACCCCAGCAGGCGCCGGCGCAGGAACCCGGCCGTGAGCACCATCGGCCACAGCAGCACCATCACGGAGTACTGCGTGCCGAACAGCAATGTCTCGCCCAGGGTGGACGTGAGCGAGCACGCGTTGCCCAGCACCATCAGCAGTTCGTCGAAGCGCTTGCCGAGCAGCACCTGTGGCCGAGCCCATGCCAGCAATGACAGGCCCAGGCCCACCGACGCCGTGACGCCGAACAGCAGGCGGCCGCCCACCGGGTCCGGCGCGCCGTGCGTGGGCAGCGCGAGGGCCAGCAGGGACATCAGCCCGCCGCCGAAGAAGAACAGCGCCAGTGCCCAGCCCTTCACCCGCACCAGCCGAGCCACCAGATGAGGCGCAGCTGAGGGCGACGTGAACATACCCACGTTTACCATGTGAATGTCAACGTGTGGAGCCGCGCAGTTACGTTCTGCCCCGCCGCCCCTCGTTGCCGCGCCGGAAGTTGCCGGTGACGCGTGCCATCACGAGCTGCGCCGCGTGGTCATCCAGGCCCTCGACGCGCGCCAGGAAGCGCTCGGCGTCACGGCCGGCCAGGGTGGTCACGGGCCGGCCGTACCACGACACGACCACCCGGCCGTCCTTCAGGGCGTGGTACCCGAAGCGGCCGTCCAGCAGTTCGCCGCGCGCGTCCTCGGGCACGGCTCAGGCTGGCGCGGCGTCCAGCGGCGGGTCGAAGGCGTCACGCGCCCGCTCGACCAGCGTGAGGATGTCGTAGGTGGCGACCAGCGCGCCGTCCTGGTTGGTGATCTCGCTGCGCCACTCGACCACGCCGGTCGGGCGCGTCTCGCCGGGCCGCAGGTCCTTGCGAATTTTGCGCTTGCACGTCAGGCGAGTGCGGATGGTGTCGCCGATGCCAACGGGCAGGGTGAAGCGCAGGTTCTCCAGCCCGTAGTTCGCCAGCACCGGGCCGGGCGCGGCCGACACGAACTGCCCCGCCGCCGCCGAGATCAGGAAGTAGCCGTGCGCCACGCGCCGCCCGAAGATGCCCTCCTTCGCGCCGATCTCGTCTACATGCGCGTAGAAGTGGTCGCCGGTGAGGCCCGCGAAGTTCACGATGTCCGCCTCCGTGACGGTGCGGCGGTGCGTGAGCAGGCTGTCTCCCACCTCGATCTCGTCGAAGGACTTGCGGAAGGGGTGGACGGCGTCCTCGGTCACGGCCGCGCCGGGCACGAACTCGCGGGTGATCGCGGTCAGGGTGGTCGGATCGGCCTGCACCGCCACGCGGTTCATGTGATGGCGCACCGCCGAGAGGCCGCCCAGTTCCGATCCCCCGCCGGCCCGGCCCGGTCCGCCGTGGTTCAGCTGTGGCAGGGGCGAGCCATGCCCGGTGTTCTCCTTCGCGTTGTCGCGGTTCAGGACCAGCAGGCGGCCGTGCGAACTCGCCATGCCCAGCACCAGCTCCGTCGCCTCGGCGCGGTCGTGCGTGACGATGCTCCCGGCCAGCGACCCCCGGCCCAGCTTCGTGAGGATCACGGCGTCTTCCAGCGAATCGTAGGGCAGGAGTGTCGCCACCGGCCCGAAGGCCTCCAGTTCGTGTGGCCCGGTCGCCGTCAGGGGCGACTCGCACAGCAGCACCGTCGGGTCGAGGAACGCGCCCTGTTCGCGGTCGCCGCCGCGCAGTTCGGCCTCACCGGAGATCACCACGCGGGCCTCGGCCTGGAGCCGGCGCAGCGTGTCGCGCACCCGCTCGCGCTGTTCGACGCTCACCAGCGCGCCCATCCGCACGTCGTCACGCGCCGGATCGCCCAGCGTCACCTTCGCCAGTTCGCGTCGCAGGCCGTCCGTCACGGCCTCCACGAGGTGCGAGGGCACCAGCGCGCGGCGGATCGCGGTGCACTTCTGGCCCGCCTTGCCCGTCATCTCGCGCGCCACCTCGCGCACGAACAGCGCGAACTCCGGGGCGTCCGGCGTCACGGTCAGGCCCAGCACCGACGCGTTCAGGCTGTCCGCCTCGGCGTTGAAGGGCACGCTGCGGGCCACCACGTTCGGATGCACGCGCAGCTTCGCCGCCGTGGCCGCCGAGCCCGTGAACGCCACCATGTCCTGCTCCAGCAGGTGGTCGAGCAGGTCACCCGGCTCGCCCGTCACGAGCTGGAGCGCGCCCTCCGGCAGCAGACCGGACGCGATGATGTCGCGCACCACGCGCTCGGTGACGTACGCCGTCTGCGGCGCGGGCTTGACCAGGCTGGGCATCCCGCCGACAAAGGCCGGGGCCAGCTTCTCCAGCATCCCCCACACCGGGAAGTTGAAGGCGTTGATCTGCACGGCCACGCCCTCACGCGGGACGAGCAGGTGCCGGCCCACGAAGGTGCCCTCGCGGCCCAGGCGCTCCACGCGGCCATCCGGCCAGAAGCGCTCGTCCGGGAGGTCGCGCCGAGCCATGCTCGCGTAGCTGAACAGCGTGCCGATGCCGCCCTCGATGTCCACCCACGAATCCCGGCGGGTCGCGCCGGTCAGCATGCTCAGCTCGTAATACGCCTCCTTGCGCTCCATCAGGTACGCGCCCAGCGCCTTCAGGGCCCGCGCCCGTTCGTGGAACGTCAGCCGGCGGATCGCCGCGCCCGCCCGGCGCCCGTACGCCAGCGCCTCCGCGAAGTCCACTCCCGTAGAGGAGATGACCGCCACCGGCCGGCCATACACGGCGTCGAGCAGCGTCTGACCGTCAGGATTGGCATGCCAGCGGCCGGAGATGTAGGAGGCGGGGCGCAGAAGGTCAGGGATGGTGGATAGGGTCATGGCAAGTCAACCTCATGGACGTCGAAGCTTTGTAGATCGCGTTCAGGTGTAAGTGTCGAACTCCCAGTTCGATCTGCGGGACATCTGTTCCGCAATCTGGAGCCACGTTGGCGCGGCACTGCGAGAGACGACCCTCTCGATGATTTTGCCTATTTCTACACGGCTGTACTCATTAACTATTAAGATATCCCAGCGCCACACAAAGCCATCGACAGCACATTCTCTTGCATGCCAAGCTGGCGAGCACACGGTAAATCTCAAGGAATCGGCCGCATCTTGATACTGAGGGCCAATCATCACACGCAGGGCCACGCCAAAATCAGAGGGGTCGTCGGGAACAAAACACTCAGAACTGCTGAAATCAATTAAAAATATCCCTTTTACTTCAGGAATCACGATGAGCTATGCCTCCTCATCACACGCTCTTGAAGCCCTCAAACGGTTCCCGGCAGCTCTCGCAGACATACATGCGCTTGCATAGCGTCGGGCCGAAGCTCGCTGTCATCCTCACGTTCAGGGAGCCGCAGCGGGGGCAGCGGGTGGGTTCGGCGTCCAGTTGGATCAGGCCGTGCTCGGCGGGCGCGGGGGGCGCGATGCCGTACTCGCGCAGACGCTCGCGGGCATCGTCGCCTATCCAGTCGGTCGTCCACGGGGGCGTCAGGGTGCTCCGCACCTCCACGTCCGCCACGCCCAGATCGCGCACGGCCTGCTCGATGCTGTCCCGGATCACGTGCAACGCCGGGCAGCCGCTGAAGGTCGGCGTGAACGTCACCGTCACCCGCCCGCCGTCCACGCTGACGTCCCGTACCATGCCCATGTCCGTGATGCTCACGACCGGAATCTCCGGATCGGGAACGTGAGACAGAGCGGCCCAGATCGCCGCCGGCGTGGCGTGTGTCACCGTCGGCGTCATCACCACACCTCCGCGTCCGGGTGTGCGCGCGCCACGGCCTGCATCTCGGCCAGCAACGGGGCCAGGTGCTCGGTATGCGTGTCGCGGCCGGCACCCGCGTCGGCGGTGGCGGGAAGGGGCAGGCCGCAGCGGCCCTGCAGGTGCCGCGTCACGAGGTCGTGCCAGCGGGCGTGAACGGCGGGCAGGTCGGGGAGGAGGCCCGCCGCAGTCAATTCGTCCTCGCCCTCGACGGGCTGGAAGAGCTGCGCAGTGTGGGGCCACAGTTCGGCCAGGGCCACATGGATACGGCGGGCGCTCTCCTCGGTGCCCAGAGCCAGGCGCTCGACCCACAGGGCCGTGTGCTGCACGTGGAATTTCTCCTCACGCACGGCCTTGGCGGCCACGGCGGCCAGCGGCGCATAGGTGCTGCGGGTCGCGGCGTCCAGCCACAGGGCCTCGAAGGTGTCGTACAGGAACTGGCGGAGCATGGTCACGGCCCAGTCGCCCTTCGGGAGTTCCACCAGCCGCGTGCAGGTGTACGCGCCGGCGTCCCGGAAAAATGCGAGGCGGTCGGGGTCGCTGCCGTCCAGGTCGGCGCGCAGGCCCAGGTACAGGCCCGCGTGCCCGAGTTCGTCCTGCGCGATGTTCGCCAGGGCGATGTCCTCTTCCAGGATCGGGGCGTGGCCGGTCCACTCGCCGCCCCGGTGGGCCAGCACGATCTCGTCGTCCGCGAGGGCCGTGAGACGGCGGATCAGGCCCTGCGTCTGTGCAGGGGTCAGGGTTCCTGCCGTGGCCGTCATGACTCCTCCTTGTACTTGCCGGCGGCGTGCGGGTGGTCGTAGACCTTGTGGTCGCCCACGTGGGGTTCTTCGTTCACCTGCCGCGGCATCAGGCCGGAGCGTTTGAGTTCGCCCACGTGGCGGCCGATCACGCCGTAGTGCTGCTGCTGCTTGTAGGTCTTGTCCTTCGCGGGCGCGAACCAGCTTTCTACCGTGCCAGCGTCCTCGGCGGTGCGGACGACCGCAGACTCCGGGAAGACCATCCACGCCAGGACGTCCGGGTGCAGTACCCGCGCCTGCCGCAGCGCGTCGCCGCTTCCCGTCGCCTGCACGGTGCCGCTGAGGTCCACGAAGGTCATGCTGCGCTTGTTCGTGCGCTTGACCCCCACGTGGTACGTGCCCGCGTCGCCTGGGGTGTCCAGCACGGCCGGATTCCGGGTCACCTCCTCGGGCGTGGCGGTCAGAAGGTCGGTCTCGCGCACGCACCACAGGCTCACGGCGGCCGGCCGGCGCACGAACACGTTCCGCGCGGTCAGCAGCGCGTGCTCGCCGTCGCCGGCATGGACGCTGCCCACCGCCTGATGCGGGCGGCCCGGCGCGTCCTGCTTGAACACCTCCCAGCGCGGCCACTGGGTATCGGGGTGGGGTTGGGTCATGGAACGTCCTTGGGATGGGCGGTGAGCAGACCGGGCTTCCGCCCTCAGTCTGCCGCCACCGCGCGCTGGCGATCCGTGTACGCCTGCAACGCCTCGCGCACCCACGCGCCGTCGTCGTGGGCGGCCTGGCGGGTGCCGAGGCGTTCGCGGTGCAGGCCCTGCTCGCCGCGGATGACGGCCCAGAACTCGTCCCAGTTGACGGGGCCGTGGATCCAGTTGCCGCGTTCGTCGCGGTGCAGGTCCGGGTCGGGGATGGTCAGGCCCGCTTCCAGCAGTTCCGGGACGTGCTCGTTGATGAACTCCTGGCGCACCTCATCGTTGCTCTTGAGCTTGATGCCCCACCTGGACAGCGCGCCGGTGTTGGGGCTGTCGGCGTCGTGCGGGCCGAGCATCATCACGGCGGGCCACCACCAGCGGTTCAGGGCGTCCTGGGCCATGGCGCGCTGCTCCGGGGTGCCCTGGGCGTACGCGACGATCATCTCCTTGCCCTGCTTGTGATGGAAGGTCTCCTCCGAGCAGATACGGACCATGGCGCGGCTGTACGGGCCGTAGCTGCACCCGGCGAGCATGGTCTGGTTCTTGATGGCCGCGCCGTCCACCAGCCAGCCGATCATGCCGACGTCCGCCCACGTGCGGGTGGGGTAGTTGAAGATGCTGGAGTACTTGGCCTTGCCGGCCAGCAGCGCCGCGAGCATGTCCTCGCGGGTGGCGCCCAGCGTCTCGGCGGCGTGGTAGAGGTACTGGCCGT
This window of the Deinococcus metalli genome carries:
- the paaD gene encoding 1,2-phenylacetyl-CoA epoxidase subunit PaaD, producing MTPTVTHATPAAIWAALSHVPDPEIPVVSITDMGMVRDVSVDGGRVTVTFTPTFSGCPALHVIRDSIEQAVRDLGVADVEVRSTLTPPWTTDWIGDDARERLREYGIAPPAPAEHGLIQLDAEPTRCPRCGSLNVRMTASFGPTLCKRMYVCESCREPFEGFKSV
- the paaZ gene encoding phenylacetic acid degradation bifunctional protein PaaZ, which codes for MTLSTIPDLLRPASYISGRWHANPDGQTLLDAVYGRPVAVISSTGVDFAEALAYGRRAGAAIRRLTFHERARALKALGAYLMERKEAYYELSMLTGATRRDSWVDIEGGIGTLFSYASMARRDLPDERFWPDGRVERLGREGTFVGRHLLVPREGVAVQINAFNFPVWGMLEKLAPAFVGGMPSLVKPAPQTAYVTERVVRDIIASGLLPEGALQLVTGEPGDLLDHLLEQDMVAFTGSAATAAKLRVHPNVVARSVPFNAEADSLNASVLGLTVTPDAPEFALFVREVAREMTGKAGQKCTAIRRALVPSHLVEAVTDGLRRELAKVTLGDPARDDVRMGALVSVEQRERVRDTLRRLQAEARVVISGEAELRGGDREQGAFLDPTVLLCESPLTATGPHELEAFGPVATLLPYDSLEDAVILTKLGRGSLAGSIVTHDRAEATELVLGMASSHGRLLVLNRDNAKENTGHGSPLPQLNHGGPGRAGGGSELGGLSAVRHHMNRVAVQADPTTLTAITREFVPGAAVTEDAVHPFRKSFDEIEVGDSLLTHRRTVTEADIVNFAGLTGDHFYAHVDEIGAKEGIFGRRVAHGYFLISAAAGQFVSAAPGPVLANYGLENLRFTLPVGIGDTIRTRLTCKRKIRKDLRPGETRPTGVVEWRSEITNQDGALVATYDILTLVERARDAFDPPLDAAPA
- the paaC gene encoding 1,2-phenylacetyl-CoA epoxidase subunit PaaC; this translates as MTATAGTLTPAQTQGLIRRLTALADDEIVLAHRGGEWTGHAPILEEDIALANIAQDELGHAGLYLGLRADLDGSDPDRLAFFRDAGAYTCTRLVELPKGDWAVTMLRQFLYDTFEALWLDAATRSTYAPLAAVAAKAVREEKFHVQHTALWVERLALGTEESARRIHVALAELWPHTAQLFQPVEGEDELTAAGLLPDLPAVHARWHDLVTRHLQGRCGLPLPATADAGAGRDTHTEHLAPLLAEMQAVARAHPDAEVW
- a CDS encoding phenylacetic acid degradation protein — protein: MTQPHPDTQWPRWEVFKQDAPGRPHQAVGSVHAGDGEHALLTARNVFVRRPAAVSLWCVRETDLLTATPEEVTRNPAVLDTPGDAGTYHVGVKRTNKRSMTFVDLSGTVQATGSGDALRQARVLHPDVLAWMVFPESAVVRTAEDAGTVESWFAPAKDKTYKQQQHYGVIGRHVGELKRSGLMPRQVNEEPHVGDHKVYDHPHAAGKYKEES
- the paaA gene encoding 1,2-phenylacetyl-CoA epoxidase subunit PaaA; the encoded protein is MTQPTPIHPGETPEQHAHFEARIARGEKIEPGDWMPAEYRRQLIRMISQHAHSEVVGMLPEGEWIARAPTLKRKTILMAKVQDEAGHGQYLYHAAETLGATREDMLAALLAGKAKYSSIFNYPTRTWADVGMIGWLVDGAAIKNQTMLAGCSYGPYSRAMVRICSEETFHHKQGKEMIVAYAQGTPEQRAMAQDALNRWWWPAVMMLGPHDADSPNTGALSRWGIKLKSNDEVRQEFINEHVPELLEAGLTIPDPDLHRDERGNWIHGPVNWDEFWAVIRGEQGLHRERLGTRQAAHDDGAWVREALQAYTDRQRAVAAD
- a CDS encoding Imm8 family immunity protein, encoding MIPEVKGIFLIDFSSSECFVPDDPSDFGVALRVMIGPQYQDAADSLRFTVCSPAWHARECAVDGFVWRWDILIVNEYSRVEIGKIIERVVSRSAAPTWLQIAEQMSRRSNWEFDTYT
- a CDS encoding GGDEF domain-containing protein produces the protein MRVKGWALALFFFGGGLMSLLALALPTHGAPDPVGGRLLFGVTASVGLGLSLLAWARPQVLLGKRFDELLMVLGNACSLTSTLGETLLFGTQYSVMVLLWPMVLTAGFLRRRLLGWQVAFSSVAVAVLAFTNDRVLMRGEVWPLEALLTAIPVAFTGLAVAFFRSAAVQEAQELARLGRTDPLTGLSNRRVLFDEFAGVVAATLPGQRVALVMLDLDHFKQVNDRYGHQTGDEVLRCFAQTLQTHAQGGDLLVRMGGEEFVWVMAEPDTDAVVRRVEALRAAYAARPESRAVTVSAGVVHCAADVTAAQLSALLGAADAALYRAKEEGRNRTRVDAA
- a CDS encoding glyoxalase; translation: MPLTPPALVTGLDHVQIEAPAGCEAAARALFGGLLGLPEVAKPLALRGRGGVWLALLDGRQVHVSVAPDFGPRVKGHAALRCADLAAVRAHLEACGVPCEADHDTGAPRVFLSDPFGHRLEIVQEAPPPGGPHRDATVCDDSLWKGEKTAR